Proteins from a single region of Bos javanicus breed banteng chromosome 25, ARS-OSU_banteng_1.0, whole genome shotgun sequence:
- the NSUN5 gene encoding 28S rRNA (cytosine-C(5))-methyltransferase, whose amino-acid sequence MAVYSAAAAVLAGVESRQGSLKGLVYASNFQNVKQLYALVCETQRYSAVLDAVIANAGLLRAEKKLRPHLAKVLVYDLLLGKGFRGRGGRWKPLLERHQARLKAELARLKVRQGVSRNEDLLEVGSRPGSASQVPRFVRVNILKTCAEDAIDYFKRQGFSYQGRASSLNDIRALKGKCFLLDPLLPELLVFPAQTDLHDHPLYQAGHLILQDKASCLPAMLLAPPPGSHVIDACAAPGNKTSHLAALLKNQGKIFAFDQDAKRLASMATLLARAGVSCCELAEQDFLAVSPSDQRYCQVQYILLDPSCSGSGMPSRQLEEPKSCTPSPERLRALAAFQQRALSHALTFPALRRLVYSTCSVCQEENEDVVRAALQQSPGAFRLAPVLPSWPHRGLSAFPGAEHCLRASPETTLTGGFFIAVLERVEEPSSGSQAKAAASELTPSPAPKGKKRRRKAAAAPGT is encoded by the exons ATGGCTGTGTACTCGGCGGCGGCGGCCGTGCTGGCCGGCGTGGAGAGCCGCCAGGGTTCGCTCAAGGGGCTGGTATACGCCAGCAACTTCCAG AACGTGAAGCAGCTGTACGCGCTGGTGTGCGAGACGCAGCGCTACTCCGCCGTGCTGGACGCCGTGATCGCCAACGCCGGCCTCCTGCGAGCCGAGAAGAAGCTGCGGCCGCACCTAGCCAAG GTGCTAGTATATGATTTATTGCTGGGAAAAGGCTTTAGAGGGCGCGGGGGCCGATGGAAACCTCTGCTGGAGCGGCACCAGGCCAGGCTGAAGGCTGAGTTGGCGCGGCTCAAGGTTCGTCAAGGTGTGAGCCGGAATGAGGACCTGTTGGAAGTGGGATCCAGGCCTGGCTCAG CCTCCCAGGTGCCTCGATTTGTGCGAGTGAACATTCTGAAGACCTGCGCTGAAGATGCCATTGATTATTTTAAGAGACAAGGTTTCTCCTACCAGGGTCGGGCTTCCAG CCTCAACGACATCAGGGCCCTCAAAGGGAAGTGTTTTCTCCTGGATCCCTTGCTGCCAGAGTTGCTTGTGTTTCCTGCCCAAACAGATCTGCACGACCATCCACTGTACCAAGCTGGTCACCTCATCCTGCAAGACAAG GCAAGCTGTCTCCCGGCCATGCTGCTGGCTCCGCCCCCAGGGTCCCACGTCATTGATGCATGCGCTGCCCCAGGCAATAAGACCAGTCACCTGGCTGCTCTTCTCAAGAACCAAGG GAAGATCTTCGCCTTTGACCAGGATGCCAAGCGACTGGCGTCTATGGCTACCCTGCTGGCCCGGGCGGGGGTCTCCTGCTGCGAGCTGGCCGAGCAGGACTTCCTGGCGGTCTCGCCCTCGGACCAGCGTTATTGTCAGGTCCAGTACATCTTGCTGGATCCCTCCTGTAGCGGCTCTG GGATGCCCAGCAGGCAGCTGGAGGAGCCCAAGTCTTGCACGCCGAGCCCAGAGCGCCTGCGAGCACTGGCTGCCTTCCAGCAGCGGGCACTGAGCCACGCGCTCACGTTTCCCGCCCTGCGACGCCTCGTCTACTCCACGTGCTCTGTCTGCCAAGAAGAGAATGAAGACGTGGTGCGAGCCGCCTTGCAGCAGAGCCCGGGGGCCTTCAG GCTGGCTCCCGTCCTCCCCTCCTGGCCGCACCGAGGCCTCAGTGCCTTTCCAGGCGCTGAACACTGCCTCCGGGCCTCCCCTGAGACCACGCTCACCGGTGGCTTCTTCATCGCGGTGCTTGAGCGGGTAGAGGAGCCGAG CTCCGGCTCACAAGCCAAAGCAGCAGCGTCAGAGCTgacgcccagcccagccccaaagGGGAAGAAGAGGCGGCGGAAAGCGGCGGCTGCCCCTGGCACGTAG